CGCGCCGCCGAGACCAACGTCGCCGAACTCTCGGCGGCCATCGAGGACGGGGCCGACATCATCGCCTCCTGTACCTCCTGTTCGCTCTCGCTTCGCCAGGAGTACCCCGAACTGTTCGACCTCGAGGGAATCGAGGACGTCTCGGCCCACACCTACGAGGCGCTCGAATACCTTCGCATCCACGAGAACCTCTCGGGCGCGCTCGCCGAGAGCGAGATCGACTCCCGAAAGTTCGCCTACCACGCGCCGTGTCACGCGCGCAATCAGGGCCTCGCCGGGCAGGCAATCGAGCTCCTCGACGGCGTCGAGGGTGCCCACGCCGAGGACGTCGGCGATTCGTGTTCGGGCATCTCGGGCACCTACGGCTGGAAGGAAGAGAAGTACGACACCTCGATGAAGATCGGT
The sequence above is drawn from the Halalkalicoccus subterraneus genome and encodes:
- a CDS encoding anaerobic glycerol-3-phosphate dehydrogenase subunit C — its product is EKRVAYFHGCYSNYNTPEVGKAMVRVFESFGYEVLVPPQKCSGTPMFANGMLPDARRAAETNVAELSAAIEDGADIIASCTSCSLSLRQEYPELFDLEGIEDVSAHTYEALEYLRIHENLSGALAESEIDSRKFAYHAPCHARNQGLAGQAIELLDGVEGAHAEDVGDSCSGISGTYGWKEEKYDTSMKIGAEMFHHMEDAEPDAGMTECPTCAMQMEHGTGYDIRHPLEVIDEALAD